The DNA window GGGAAGTGGGCATGCTGGTGGCCAAACAGCGCTTGGTGTTCACGCACGATGTGCTGGACTGGGTGCAGGAAGCCCTAGCCCAAGCCGCATTACGCCTTGCGCCGCTGACGCCCGACATCGCGGTGGGCAGCACGCGCCTGCCCGGCGAGATCCATGGCGACCCGGCCGACCGTTTGCTCGTGGCGACCGCACGCAAACTGGGGGTGGCCCTGGTCACGGCCGGCGAAGCGCTGCTGACCTATGGTCGTGCAGGGCACGTGCACACCATCGACGCACGGGAATAAAGCGAACATGCTCGCAGATGGCGGGCAAAGAAGACGACATTGAGCGAAACCATTCTGATCACCGGTTTGCAAGGATTTACCGGACGCTATCTGGCCAGCGCTTTGCGTAAACGCGGCGCCAGGACCGTGGGTTTGGTGCAGAGCGCGGCTGGTGTCGAACTCGGGAGCACCGATGCAGTCTATTGCGATCTGACCGACGCGCAGGCCGTGCGTGCCGCCGTCGCCCAGGTGCGGCCCACCCAGGTGGGGCATCTGGCAGCGCTTTCGTTCGTCGGGCATGCCGAAGCGGCGGGCGCCGCTCATCGAGTTGGGTAACCTGGACGTGGCGCGGGACTTCTCGGATGTGCGCGATGTGGTGGGCGCTTATGCGGCCTTGCTCGACGGCCCTGTGCAGGGCAAGCTGTTCAACATTTGCAGCGGCAAGGCCGTAGCGCTGCGCGACGTCATTGCCGCGATGCAGGCGCTCACGGTGTCGATGGCGGTCGAAATCCGCGTAAATCTGGCGCCGAGGGGTAGCGAAGGCGTGGCGCCGTCGGCAATTGGTGGGTACTGACGGATCGTTGAACGCGGGGTTGAACGCTGGGCGCGTCGGAGGGAGCCCGTAGGGCGAGCGCAGACGCGCCCAGCCTGGGAACGGCGACGGGGGCATGCCCCGAGCGCGTGGTAGAACGGTTGGTCGCCGAAGAACAACAGGCGCGACACCGGCTCGAACTTGGCGGTTTGCATCCGGTGCCGCGCCTCCCCAAGCCCCCAGGCGGAGCGGACCCATGCAGGCCCGCCGTCGGGAGATGCGGACTGTCAGTATCGCACCTCCCGACGACACGCGTCACGTCCTGGCGGCGAGGGCTTCGGCACCAGCCGGAGCGCCGATGCCAGAGCATGCCGCTGAGCACGATCAGACGCAGCCGCCTAGCCGCCTGTACCTGTGCGGGCGGTGCCGGGCGCATCGTAAGCGGCTAGCCGTTCCACCTTGAACAGCGGATGGATAGCGGCCAACATGGTGTCCACGTATGTCTGAGGTGGACGCCATGCAAATCAAGAGTGCGCCGCGGCGGCGCCACGCCGCTGAACTCAAGGCCAGGGTGCTTGCCGCGTGCGGCGAGCCCGGCGCCTCGGTGGCGGCCATTGCGCGCGCCTACGACCTCAACGCCAACCTCGTGCGCAAGTGGCGCCGTGGCGTAGCGCCAGCGGCCCGGCCGCCGGCATCACCCAGCAGCGCAGGCCACGGCGCAGGCGAGTTCATCGCGCTGGCTTTGCCAAGTCGTGAGGCCGTCCCAACAGCGCTGGCAGACATCCGCATCGAACTGCGCCGGGGTGCCACGAGCGTTGCCGTGAGCTGGCCCCTGGCGGCTGCCGATCAGTGCGCGGCGTGGCTTCGCGGTTGGCTACGATGATCCGCATCGATCAACTGTGGCTGGCCGTTGAGCCGCTGGACATGCGCGCCGGCACCGAGCGTTTGCTCGCCCGCGTGGTGCAAGTGTTCGGCTCGGCCCAGGCCCATCACGGCTACCTGTTCGCCAACGCACGCGCCACCCGCATCAAGCTGCTCGTGCATGACGGCTTCGGCGTGTGGTGTGCGGCGCGGCGCTTGAACGACGGCCGTTTCGTGTGGCCGCGCGAGGTTCCCACCGCGGCCGCGCCGATGACCTTGACGCAGCTGCAATTTGACGCCTTGGTGCTCGGATTGCCCTGGCAGCGGCTGGAGCAAATGCGGGTGATCACACGCATGTGATGGCGGCTGATCGCACGGATGGGATTGGACATTGAGAAGCAGCGCGGCGGCTATTCGGACATGTCCGAATAGCCGCGCCAATGCTGGCTTTGCACAAGACGCGCATGCTCAATGTGCACGAACTCAAAGCCCAGGACCTGTATGGTCTGAGCCCCGTCGCGCTGACCGAAATCGCGGAGCAAATGCTCCAGCACATCGACGAGCAAAGCCGGCACATTGCAGCCCAAGCGCAGGACATCAAGTTCCGTGACGCCAAGATCGAGCGCATCACGTTCGAGCTGGCGCGCCTGAAGGCGTGGAAGTTCGCGGCCAAGACTGAAGCCATGAACGCCGAGCAGCGCCAACTCTTCGAGGAGACACTCGCCGCCGACGAGGCCAGCCTCGAGGCACAGCTCGAAGCGCTGCAGGCGCAGGCTGGCGCGCAGCCCGATGTGGTGCCACAAGAACCGCGACGCCGCCCCAAGCGGCAGGCCCTACCCGAACACTTGGTGCGTGTCGAACATCAGCACGAGCCCGAGGACACCACCTGCCCATCTCCGGATTGCGGCCAGCCGATGGTGCGCGTGGGCGAAGACGTGAGCGAGCGCCTGGACATCGTGCCGGCGCAGTTCTTCGTGCACCGCCACATCCGTGGCAAGTGGGCCTGCCGCTGCTGCGAGCTGCTGGTGCAAGAGCCGGTGGCGCCGCAGATCATCGACAGCGGCATGCCCGCCGCCGGCCTGATGGCGCACACCCTGGTCAGCCGCTTCGTCGACCACCTGCCGTACTACCGCCAGGAGCAGATCAACGCCCGCTCAGGCGTGCACACGCCGCGCTCGACGCTGGCGGCATGGTCCGGGCGCGGTGGCGCCGCATTGCAGCCGCTGTTCGACGCGCAGCGCGAGTTCGTGCTCGGTGCGCAGGTGCTGCACGCCGACGAGACGCCGGTGAACATGCTCGACCCTGGGGCGGGCAAGACGAGACGAGCCTACGTCTGGGCCTACGCGCGCAGCGGCTTCGATGCGTTGCCGGGCGTGGCCTATGACTTCTGCGTCGGGCGCGGTGCCAAGTACCCGATGGCCTTCTTGCAAGGCTGGTCGGGCACGCTGGTGCGCGACGAGTTCAAGGGCTACGAGAGCGTGCTCAAGCCCGATGGGAGGACGGCGGCCGGCTGTCTTGCCCACGCCAGGCGCAAGTTCGACGAGCTGATCAAGGTCAACCAGAGCCCGGTGGCTACGCAGGCGTTGCAGCGCATCGCCTGGCTCTACCGCATCGAGCGCGAGGCGCGGGACTTGACCGAAGAAGAACGGCTTGCCATGCGGCAAGCCCGCTCGAAACCACTGTGGGAGGAATTGCACGTCTGGCTGCGGCTGGAGCGAACGCATGTGCCCGAGGGCAGCGCGATCGCCGGCGCCATCGACTACAGCCTCAACGCCTGGACAGCGTTGACGGCCAACCTGAACGACGGCATGGTGCAGGTCGACAACAACCACATCGAGAACCTGATGCGGCCCTGGGCAATGGGACGCAAGGCGTGGCTGTTCGCCGGCAGTGAACTGGCGGGCCAGCGCGCCGCCGTCGTGATGAGTCTGGTGCAATCGGCCAAGCTCAATGGGCATGATCCGTGGGCCTACCTCAAGGACGTTCTGACGCGGCTGCCCACACACATGAACAGCCGCATCGAGGAGCTGCTGCCGCATCGCTGGCAGCCAATGGGCTGAGGTCGTCGCCGACCTGCGCGCACGCTGCGGTCAACTCGTCAAGGTGGGGTGGCTAGCCGCTTACTCCACTGCTGCAGCGCAGCCAGCGCTTTGGGGGAAGAGTCGACGGAGGGAGATTGGGCCGCCGCCTGCAACTTGCGCTGCACCGCGCGCAGCACAATGCCCAGGATCGTGCGCTGACGCTTGATGCAGCGCTGCAAGCGCCGATACTGCTTGGCATGGGCATAGCCGCCAGCCTTGAAGCGCAAGCCTTTGCCTTCCTTGGCATAGGTCTGCTTGAGCGCGATGCCCGCCTGTTTGGCTGCACGCACCACCTTGTGGCGCGCAATCTCCAGCAGGCGGCTGTCGGTGGGGTGGGCAACAGCCTTCTCCTGCACCGTGGTATCGACGATCACCCGCTGCAGTTCCTGGGGCTGCACGGCCTGGATCGTCACGGCGGTGTCGATGGTGGCTTTGAGCAGCTCTTCCAGCCCGTCTTCGCCCAGGGCGCGGCGAAAGCGCCCGATCTGGGTGGGGTCGCACGGCGGGCGATGCTCAAAGTACACCCGTCCGCTGAAGAACTGCCACAGCACGTTCTCGCTCCAGCGCACCACCAGGTCCTCATCGCTCAGGTTGAAGGTGTGCTTCAGATACAGCAGGCTGATCATCAACCGCAGAGGCAGCCGGGGGCGTCCGGCGGGACTGGCGCCTGCGCCCACCAGCGACTGTGTAGGGCCGAACAGGTCGTGCCCTTCGAGGACTGCACCCTGCCGCGCCTGGTGTTCAAACTTGACGGCCAGCGCCGCTTCCAACTGCGCCCACGGTAGCCGCGTGGCCAGCACTGCCAGGGGATCGTTCAGGTGGATCATGGCGTCGATGCGGCTGCGGAAAAAGTCGGGCGTGGTCATCCTCAAATCCCTCAGAAATCAGTTTCTCCAATAACGCTTCTCAAGGGATTCGGTGCACAGAAAAACAGAAAACTGTGAGCATTCATGCGGGCTGGCGGGGTTTTGCAGGGCCGACGACGTAATGGCACGATCCACCGAAGTACCTCCATGCCTGCTCGTGCAGTTCGGCCCAGACCTGCTGGCTGGACTTCCACACGACGCGCCGGAAGCTGCGCCGCGAGTAGCGCAGCGTGGCCACGAACAGCCGCGGCTTGCGATAGCGGTCGGTGCCGGGCACAAGCGTGGGGGCGCCCTCGCCGTAGTCGACCTGCATCTCCTCGCCGGGCACAAAGCTCAGGCGGTCGAACTGCTCGGGCTCCTTGTGGCGCAGGCGCGCGGCGAAGCGCTTGACCGAGTTGTACGCGCCGCCGAATGCGTACTGGTCAACCAGGTCCTGGTCGATCGCCATGGCGTTGCGCTGCAGGCGCAGCTGCGCCTCGATGAACGCGCGGTGCGGCTCGCACGCCGACGCCGTGGCGGCCGCCGGAGTCGGTGGCCGGGGTGGAGCAGTTTGCTCTTCCGAGTCGGTGGCCACCCCGGGGCAGTTTGGCCGCTCGGCGGCAAAGCGCTGCTGGTAGGCGCGGATCGTGTGGCGCGAAATGCCCGTGATGCGGGCGATCTCGCGCTGCGTCGCTCCCTTGCCCAACAGGGTCCAGATCGTGGTTTGGAGATGTGGCTTCAAGACGTTCAACTGTGAGTCCCCGAGACGTGCAAGGGGACAGAAAGTAACGTCCTGCCAGTGTGGCCTCCGGCTACGGCGACGCGCCGCTCATCGCGTCAAATCGCCGTGGCCAGGGTGGAGCAGTTTGACCTGGCCACAAGTGGAGCAGTTTGGGTGGCCATCAGGGCACGCAACGGTGCAGCGGGTGCTGGCGCAGGCCGGGCTACCGCACTGCGGGGCGATCCAGCGAGCATCAATGATCGAGCCCTACCTGCCGTTCGTGCTGCGCACGCTGGAGAAATTCCCCACGCTGACTGCGGCGCGCTTGTACGCGATGGTGCGCGAGCGCGGGTACGCGGGGGCGCCGGACCACTTCCGCCACCGCATCGCGCTGCACCGGCCGCGCCCGGCGCCCGAAGCCTACTTGCGGCTGCGCACGCTGCCGGCTGAACAAGCCCAGGTGGACTGGGCTCACTTTGATCACATGGAGATCGGGCGCGCCCGCCGCCCGCTCATGGGCTTCGTGATGGTGCTGTCGTACTCGCGCGCGATCTACCTGCGCTTCTTCCTCGACGCGCGCATGGAGAGCTTCCTGCGTGGGCACCTCGGCGCGTTCCACGCCTGGTGCGGGGTCCCGAAGGTCCTGCTCTACGACAACCTGCGCTCGGCGGTGCTCGAGCGCGCGGGAGATGCCATCCGCTTCCACCCGACGCTCTTGGCCTTCGCCGCGCATTATCGCTACGAGCCGCGCCCGGTGGCCGTGGCGCGCGGCAACGAGAAGGGTCGGGTCGAGCGCGCGATCCGCTACATCCGCGATGCCTTCTTCGCCGGGCGCGAGTTCGACAGCCTGGCCGACCTCAACCATCAGGCCCAGGTCTGGTGCCGCACCCAGGCGGCCGAGCGGGCTTGCCCCGAGGATCGGGACCTGCGCGTGCGCGAAGCCTTCGCGCGCGAGCAGCCGCTGCTGCTGGCGTTGCCCGCCGAACCCTATCCGGTCGAGGAGGTGGTGGTGGCCCGGGTGGGCAAGACGCCCTACGTGCGCTTCGACCTCAACGACTACTCGGTGCCCCACACCCACGTGCGCCGCGCCGTGACGGTGCGCGCCGACACCACCCAGGTCCGGGTGCTCGACGGCGATCAGGTGCTGGCCATCCACCGCCGCAGCTTCGATCGCGGCGGACAGATCGAGGAGCCGCGCCACATCGAGGAGCTCAAGCAGCGCAAGGCTGCGGCGCGCCAACACCGGGGCGTCAACAGCCTCACGCGCGCCGTGCCGGCGGCGCAGGCGCTGCTGGAGCGCGCGGCCGCCGCCGGCGCGCACATCGGCGCCATCACCCGGGAGATGGAGCACCTGCTCGAGCGCTTCGGCGCGCCCGATCTGCAGGCCGCCATCCTGGAGGCGCTGGACGGCGGCGTGGCCCACCCCAACGCCGTGCGCGTTTGCCTGGAGCGGCGACGCCTGCAGCGCGGCGCGCCAGCGCCCGTGGCCTCCTGCCTGCCCGAGCACGTGCGGAACAAGGACGCCGCGGTGCGGCCGCACCCGCTCGACACCTACGACCAACTGACCCTGGAGAACGACGATGACGATCAGCCCGAACAGTCCTGATTCTCTGCTGCGCCGCGCCCAGGCGCTGCACCTGAGCGGCCTCGCCGAGCACTGGGGCGAGGCGGCCGGCGCGCCCTGGGTGCCGGCGCTGCTGCAGTGGGAGGAGGACGCGCGCGCCCAGCGCTCGCTGTGCCGGCGCATAGCCCAAGCGAAGCTGGGCCGCTTCAAGGCACTGGCCGACTTCGACTGGAAATGGCCCCGCCGCATTGACCGCGGCGCCATCGAGGATCTCATGCAACTGCGCTTCGTCAAGGAGGCCGTCAACGTCGTGCTCATCGGCCCCAACGGCGTGGGCAAATCCACCCTGGCGCAGAACCTGGCCCACCAGGCGCTCGTACACGGTCACACGGTGCTGTTCAAGCCCGCCGGCGACATGCTCGGGGAACTGGCCGCCCTGGACAGCGACTCCGCCCTGAGGCGGCGCCTGCGCCACTACGCGGCCCCCGACGTGCTGGTCATCGACGAGGTCGGCTACCTCTCCTACTCCAACCGCCACGCCGATCTGCTGTTCGAGCTCATCAGCCGGCGCTACGAGAAGCGCTCGACCATCGTGACCACCAACAAGCCCTTCGCACAATGGTCCGAGGTGTTCCCCAACGCCGCCTGCGTGGTCTCGCTGGTCGACCGCCTGGTCCATCACGCCGAAGTCGTGTCCATCGATGCGAACTCGTATCGCCTCAAGGAGGCGCGCGAGCGCACCGAGACCCGGGCGGGCAAGCGCCGAGGCCCCAAGAGCGGCGGCGAGGCCGCATCATGAACCGCCCCCCACTGCTGCCCTCTGGGCTGCGGCGCGGCGTGGCCTTCCTCGTGCCCGACACCTGGAGCGCTGAGCAGGCACTGGCCGTGTTCGAACTGCTCGACGATCTGCGCGAGGTGATCGGAACGCGCTACATCGTCGACCTCCAGAGCGCGCTGCGCGAGCAGCGCGAACCCAACCGCGATCCGCGCCAGCCCGACTTGCCCTTCGCCGTGCCCGACGACGACTTCTGAACGACACCGACCACAACAACGGGGCCGGCAGGCCCCCTGTTGTGTCAGCCTCTGGACAGCGCCTCGGCGCCGGATATGCGCGGATTTACAAAGCCGTCAACACACGGGCTATGCCATTGAAATGCGAGTGAACCCGGCATTTGTGCGCGCCAATGAAATTCCAGTTTTACGCGGCTCCCACGAAAAACTGACGCAAGCCACAGGTTTTGCCCCGCGTTTTGCGCTGAACGATACGTTGGACTGGATGCTGACCAGCGACCCCGTGTAGCCGTCAGATGTACAACATCGTTTGACTTCATGGCTGGGCTTGAGTCGGCGGTGTCAAACAACGTTTGACAGGAACCAGCCATGGAAGTGACGCTGAAGAACATGAGTAACAGCACGGCGCTGATCATGTCCCCAACCGCCAAAGCACGAAAAGCAGCCCAATCCTGGCGCTCTTGAATGCAGAGGGCTGGAAGCCAGATTTGCGCAGGAATGCGGCGGGCGTCGTTTTGATGCGGCCAAGGTCTATGCCCCGCATGCCCCACCAAGTTTGACGTCACTCGGTTTTTGGCATATCTTTTTGCTATGTATTGCATGGGGGCCCTATGGAAACGGCAAAAGTGTTCTGGTCTGGCCGGTCGCAAGCGGTGCGTTTGCCCAAGGCCTTTCGGTTCGAAGGTGACGTGGTGCGGATACGGCGGCATGGCGCGGCGGTGATTCTTGAGCCCGTCCCGACCGACTGGGCTTGGCTTGATGCGCTTGCTGGTACCTTGGATGCCGACTTCATGCAGGCGGTTGCGGCGCAACCTGCACCGCAGGAGCGGCAAGAGTTGACGGCACTCTTCCCCTGATGCGCTTCCTGCTCGACTCCAACGCCGTCATTGCGTTGCTGAACCATCCGACTGGCCCGGTCTCGCAACGTGTTCGGCAGTATCGGCCAGTGGACATCGGTTTGCCGTCCATCGTGATGCACGAGTTGTATTTCGGTGCCTTCAAGAGCCAGCGGACCGAGAGGAATTTAGCCATCGTCGATGGCTTGCGTTTTGAGGTGGTTCCGTTCGATCAGGACGATGCGCGCCGGGCCGGAGAGATTCGGGCGGCACTGGCGGCGCAAGGAACACCCATCGGCGGGTATGACGTCCTGATCGCAGGCCAGGCCAGTGCCCGCGGCTTGACTCTGGTATCTCGCAATTTGCGTGAGTTTGCACGCGTGGAAAGTCTCCAGGCCGAGAACTGGGAAGCCGAGGCTTGACCCAGGACGCAGACTTCAAAAGCCTCGGTGGCGTGCGCTATTTTGCTCCAGCATGAAAGCAGCCCCCAACCGCCAAAGCACAAAAAGCAGCCCAATCCTTGCGCTCTCGAATGCAGAGGGCTGGAAGCCAGATTTGCGCAGGAATGCGGCGGGCGTCGTTTTGATCAGGCGGATCATCCTTGAAATGAGGACTGGAGTTGGCGATGAAACCTTCGGCTGCGCTTGTTCACCGGCATGCAGACATACGCGAGGCTGTGAGCCGTTTTCGCAGTTCAAACCCCCGCGTCTTCGGGTCCGTGCTTCATGGCACGGACCAGGATGGTAGTGATCTCGACATATTGGTCGATGCCTTGCCCGGGGCAACATTGTTTGACTTGGGGGGTACAGCTCGCTCTTGAGGATTTGCTCGGCGTGCCGGTTGATGTGCTGACGCCCAGTGACCTGCCAGCCAGATTCCGGGATAAGGTGCTCGCCGAGGCCATGCCAATATGAGCGAAGCCGAGAGGACGGATGGATTGTCCGATGTCAGCCTGTCTCGTCTGGCCGATGATCTGGATCACATTCGGCAAGCCGCCAAGGACGCTTGTCACTTTGTCGAGGGTATGAGCAAGCAAGACTTTCTCGCCGACAAGCGCAAGCACCTGCTGGCTGACATGATCGCACAGTGCGATCTCAAGGCGGCACCGCCTGCTGACTTGGCGCTCTGGGACGTGGCGTGCCCCGTTGGGAACGAGGTGGACTTGCTCCGTTGCCGGGGTAATCATCTAGATTCTATGTGGCATATCGCCGGCGCGTGTGAACACGTGACAGATGGAGTCGCTAGCTGCCTCATTTACGTCTGCAACATAGTCGACGGTATCGATTCTACGGCCGGAGAAGATAAATCGGCTCTTCGTGAGCATCCCAAGCCCCTGGGGGCGCCCGGCGTTTGCGAAGAAACGATCTTTGGGCTACAAGGTGAACGGCAGTGCCGAGATGACCGACAAGTCATTGGTGCGAGCCTGCGGCGTTGTAGGACGCCGTGAGGTGAGCCCGCTCGTGAGCATGGTCCGGGAATCGTCGGCGACAGTGGTGAGCACAGCGATGTGCATCCCGTTTGAGAGATCGAGTCGAATTCGACGACTCCCATGGCGCTGCCGTTCGTTGACAATCTTGGAGCAAACGATGGCGATGCGCAAGCGAGATGATGATCTGGTCTTCCCCAACGCGGCGGGTATCGACGTAGGAGGGTCGAGCCACTGGGTGGCGGTACCCCGGCAAGCCTGCGACGAACCGGTGCGCGAGTTCGGTGCGATGACCGACGATCTGCACGCCATGGCCGACTGGCTGCTCGCGTGTGGGGTCGACACCGTGGCGCTGGAGTCCACCGGGGTGTACTGGATCCCGGTGTTCGAGGTGCTGGAGCAACGCGGCTTGACGGTGTTTTTGGTCGATGCGCGGCAGATGAAGTATGTGCCTGGGCGCAAGAGCGATGTGCAGGACTGCCAGTGGTTGCAGAAGTTGATGAGCCTGGG is part of the Thiomonas sp. X19 genome and encodes:
- a CDS encoding type II toxin-antitoxin system VapC family toxin, giving the protein MLLDTHAWVWLLEGDARLGARAVSSIEAAARTGAVWVSAISPWEVGMLVAKQRLVFTHDVLDWVQEALAQAALRLAPLTPDIAVGSTRLPGEIHGDPADRLLVATARKLGVALVTAGEALLTYGRAGHVHTIDARE
- a CDS encoding NAD-dependent epimerase/dehydratase family protein encodes the protein MSETILITGLQGFTGRYLASALRKRGARTVGLVQSAAGVELGSTDAVYCDLTDAQAVRAAVAQVRPTQVGHLAALSFVGHAEAAGAAHRVG
- a CDS encoding transposase; translation: MQIKSAPRRRHAAELKARVLAACGEPGASVAAIARAYDLNANLVRKWRRGVAPAARPPASPSSAGHGAGEFIALALPSREAVPTALADIRIELRRGATSVAVSWPLAAADQCAAWLRGWLR
- the tnpB gene encoding IS66 family insertion sequence element accessory protein TnpB (TnpB, as the term is used for proteins encoded by IS66 family insertion elements, is considered an accessory protein, since TnpC, encoded by a neighboring gene, is a DDE family transposase.), giving the protein MIRIDQLWLAVEPLDMRAGTERLLARVVQVFGSAQAHHGYLFANARATRIKLLVHDGFGVWCAARRLNDGRFVWPREVPTAAAPMTLTQLQFDALVLGLPWQRLEQMRVITRM
- a CDS encoding IS66 family transposase, with the protein product MLNVHELKAQDLYGLSPVALTEIAEQMLQHIDEQSRHIAAQAQDIKFRDAKIERITFELARLKAWKFAAKTEAMNAEQRQLFEETLAADEASLEAQLEALQAQAGAQPDVVPQEPRRRPKRQALPEHLVRVEHQHEPEDTTCPSPDCGQPMVRVGEDVSERLDIVPAQFFVHRHIRGKWACRCCELLVQEPVAPQIIDSGMPAAGLMAHTLVSRFVDHLPYYRQEQINARSGVHTPRSTLAAWSGRGGAALQPLFDAQREFVLGAQVLHADETPVNMLDPGAGKTRRAYVWAYARSGFDALPGVAYDFCVGRGAKYPMAFLQGWSGTLVRDEFKGYESVLKPDGRTAAGCLAHARRKFDELIKVNQSPVATQALQRIAWLYRIEREARDLTEEERLAMRQARSKPLWEELHVWLRLERTHVPEGSAIAGAIDYSLNAWTALTANLNDGMVQVDNNHIENLMRPWAMGRKAWLFAGSELAGQRAAVVMSLVQSAKLNGHDPWAYLKDVLTRLPTHMNSRIEELLPHRWQPMG
- the istA gene encoding IS21 family transposase — protein: MRAISRCVAPLPNRVQIVVWRCGFKTFNCESPRRARGQKVTSCQCGLRLRRRAAHRVKSPWPGWSSLTWPQVEQFGWPSGHATVQRVLAQAGLPHCGAIQRASMIEPYLPFVLRTLEKFPTLTAARLYAMVRERGYAGAPDHFRHRIALHRPRPAPEAYLRLRTLPAEQAQVDWAHFDHMEIGRARRPLMGFVMVLSYSRAIYLRFFLDARMESFLRGHLGAFHAWCGVPKVLLYDNLRSAVLERAGDAIRFHPTLLAFAAHYRYEPRPVAVARGNEKGRVERAIRYIRDAFFAGREFDSLADLNHQAQVWCRTQAAERACPEDRDLRVREAFAREQPLLLALPAEPYPVEEVVVARVGKTPYVRFDLNDYSVPHTHVRRAVTVRADTTQVRVLDGDQVLAIHRRSFDRGGQIEEPRHIEELKQRKAAARQHRGVNSLTRAVPAAQALLERAAAAGAHIGAITREMEHLLERFGAPDLQAAILEALDGGVAHPNAVRVCLERRRLQRGAPAPVASCLPEHVRNKDAAVRPHPLDTYDQLTLENDDDDQPEQS
- the istB gene encoding IS21-like element helper ATPase IstB, producing the protein MTISPNSPDSLLRRAQALHLSGLAEHWGEAAGAPWVPALLQWEEDARAQRSLCRRIAQAKLGRFKALADFDWKWPRRIDRGAIEDLMQLRFVKEAVNVVLIGPNGVGKSTLAQNLAHQALVHGHTVLFKPAGDMLGELAALDSDSALRRRLRHYAAPDVLVIDEVGYLSYSNRHADLLFELISRRYEKRSTIVTTNKPFAQWSEVFPNAACVVSLVDRLVHHAEVVSIDANSYRLKEARERTETRAGKRRGPKSGGEAAS
- a CDS encoding antitoxin, which translates into the protein METAKVFWSGRSQAVRLPKAFRFEGDVVRIRRHGAAVILEPVPTDWAWLDALAGTLDADFMQAVAAQPAPQERQELTALFP
- a CDS encoding type II toxin-antitoxin system VapC family toxin gives rise to the protein MRFLLDSNAVIALLNHPTGPVSQRVRQYRPVDIGLPSIVMHELYFGAFKSQRTERNLAIVDGLRFEVVPFDQDDARRAGEIRAALAAQGTPIGGYDVLIAGQASARGLTLVSRNLREFARVESLQAENWEAEA